Proteins encoded together in one Deinococcus hopiensis KR-140 window:
- a CDS encoding secondary thiamine-phosphate synthase enzyme YjbQ has protein sequence MWAQRDLRLRPFSRGFHLITREVQGALPELARVRVGVLHVFITHTSASLALNENASGDVRRDFERYFNHLVPDGWPAFEHTLEGPDDMPAHIKAALLGPALTLPVQGGRLALGTWQGIYLCEHRDGGGSRRLVLTLQGEEG, from the coding sequence CTTTCACCTCATCACGCGTGAGGTGCAGGGGGCCCTGCCCGAACTCGCCCGCGTGCGGGTGGGTGTGCTGCACGTTTTCATCACGCACACCTCGGCCAGCCTCGCCCTGAACGAGAACGCCTCTGGCGACGTGCGGCGCGACTTCGAGCGGTACTTCAATCACCTCGTGCCAGACGGGTGGCCCGCGTTCGAGCACACCCTGGAGGGTCCCGACGATATGCCCGCGCACATCAAGGCGGCCCTGCTCGGCCCCGCGCTGACGCTGCCCGTGCAGGGCGGGCGGCTGGCGCTGGGGACCTGGCAGGGCATCTATCTGTGCGAGCACCGGGACGGGGGTGGGTCCCGCCGCCTGGTGCTGACCCTGCAGGGCGAGGAGGGGTAG